Proteins encoded in a region of the Puniceibacterium sp. IMCC21224 genome:
- a CDS encoding quinoprotein dehydrogenase-associated SoxYZ-like carrier, with the protein MKLTALTMPLVALAFPALAYEPAWPDLSDALYEGRVLNDGGQFIAIDTPYRTGNDARTQIAAQIAAPQGLLLGSVTLILDENPMPVSAVFNFDAPLPRFFFDVTMRINGPTPLHVIAETTDGQLFVAETFVKTSGQGACSAPPGSDLSLALATLGEMTIGIDGTMGEGSVSEKLTALSMRQRRLDLDISHPSLSGMQMDQISLLFIPMRYVETVEIDLDGHGYVDMTGSISLSENPRVSLSVPGQTQSVDVTMTDTDGTVTHANKRLTGY; encoded by the coding sequence ATGAAACTGACCGCTCTGACAATGCCCCTTGTTGCGCTGGCGTTTCCTGCGCTGGCCTATGAACCCGCCTGGCCCGACCTGTCTGACGCGCTGTACGAGGGGCGAGTGCTGAACGATGGCGGCCAGTTTATCGCCATCGACACGCCGTATAGAACCGGCAACGACGCCCGCACCCAAATCGCTGCGCAGATCGCTGCGCCGCAGGGGTTGTTGCTGGGCAGCGTAACGCTGATCCTTGATGAGAACCCGATGCCGGTGTCAGCCGTGTTCAACTTTGATGCGCCGCTGCCACGATTTTTCTTTGACGTAACGATGCGGATCAACGGACCGACGCCGCTGCATGTGATTGCCGAGACGACTGATGGTCAACTGTTTGTCGCCGAGACCTTTGTCAAAACGTCCGGGCAAGGGGCCTGTTCGGCGCCTCCCGGATCTGATCTGTCATTGGCGCTGGCGACGCTGGGTGAGATGACCATTGGAATCGACGGGACAATGGGCGAGGGCAGCGTCAGCGAAAAGCTGACCGCCCTGTCGATGCGTCAGCGGCGGTTGGATCTGGATATTTCACATCCCAGTCTGTCGGGCATGCAAATGGACCAGATTTCGTTGCTGTTCATCCCCATGCGCTATGTCGAGACGGTTGAAATTGACCTCGATGGGCATGGATATGTCGATATGACAGGCAGCATCTCCCTCTCTGAGAATCCCCGCGTCAGCCTGTCTGTTCCGGGTCAGACCCAGTCCGTAGATGTGACCATGACGGACACAGACGGCACCGTGACCCATGCGAACAAACGTTTGACGGGGTACTGA
- a CDS encoding ABC transporter ATP-binding protein, giving the protein MIKVDVLRKTYGDSQILGRVSFEIAKGETVAILGPSGIGKSTLLRIIAGIDPAYEGTVTRPDRMAIVFQEPTLLPWRSVLRNITLVHPDLGESAAMQMLEKVGIGDKAALFPGQLSLGQQRRLALARAFAGSPEFLIMDEPFVSLDPKTAEAMLALTETLIHETGPATLFVTHARGEAERFHARVLELRGAPATLMPRLVI; this is encoded by the coding sequence ATGATCAAGGTCGATGTCCTGCGCAAAACCTATGGCGACAGCCAGATTCTGGGCCGCGTCAGTTTCGAAATCGCCAAGGGTGAAACAGTTGCCATTCTGGGGCCTTCGGGCATCGGAAAATCGACCCTGCTGCGGATCATTGCCGGGATCGACCCGGCCTATGAGGGCACTGTGACCCGCCCCGACCGCATGGCGATTGTGTTTCAGGAACCGACGCTACTGCCGTGGCGGTCGGTGTTGCGCAACATCACGCTGGTCCACCCCGATCTGGGGGAATCCGCAGCGATGCAGATGCTGGAAAAGGTCGGGATCGGTGACAAGGCTGCGCTGTTTCCGGGGCAGTTGTCACTGGGGCAGCAACGACGGCTGGCGCTTGCGCGGGCCTTTGCCGGCAGTCCTGAGTTTTTGATCATGGACGAGCCCTTTGTCTCGCTTGATCCCAAGACCGCCGAGGCGATGCTGGCCCTGACCGAAACCCTAATCCACGAGACTGGGCCCGCCACCCTGTTTGTCACCCACGCGCGGGGTGAGGCAGAGCGGTTTCATGCGCGCGTTCTTGAATTGCGCGGGGCACCCGCGACGCTGATGCCCCGCCTCGTCATCTGA
- a CDS encoding ABC transporter substrate-binding protein produces the protein MRILLVCGVLSLAITGRVAAAEVRAAVFRIDYPTLAPISRFDLVPEDIGFAGARLADEDNQTTGQFLGNTFETDMVAVAPADADAAFDALLAQGHDKIVMIAAQQDLLRLADKAGDNVLVLNASAPDTALRDVECRANILHIPPSHAMKADAVAQFALWKRWPRWFLIHGSNPADRLLADAYRHAARKFGAKLVEEREFEDTGGSRRTDTGHVLVQRQIPVFTQDAADHDLVIAADESDVFAPYLGYHLWTPRPVMGSGGLRPVTFHAAHEAWGATQFQRRFEALTGRYIREEDYQAWLALRVIGEAVTRTGSADATTLRDYALSDEFELAAFKGVAVTFRPWNGQLRQPVLLYDGRITVSVSPQEGFLHQRSPLDTLGLDEPESTCAAFD, from the coding sequence ATGCGTATCCTGCTGGTGTGCGGTGTGCTGTCGCTTGCGATCACCGGGCGTGTCGCCGCCGCCGAGGTGCGCGCAGCGGTGTTTCGTATTGATTATCCGACCCTTGCACCGATTTCACGTTTCGACCTGGTGCCCGAGGATATCGGCTTTGCCGGGGCGCGGCTGGCGGATGAGGACAACCAGACCACCGGCCAGTTTCTCGGCAACACGTTCGAGACCGATATGGTTGCTGTCGCCCCTGCGGATGCCGACGCCGCCTTTGACGCGCTGCTGGCGCAAGGTCATGACAAGATCGTGATGATCGCCGCGCAGCAAGATCTGCTGCGTCTGGCAGACAAGGCCGGGGACAATGTGTTGGTGCTGAACGCCAGCGCGCCGGACACCGCGCTGCGGGACGTTGAATGCCGCGCCAATATTCTGCACATTCCGCCCAGCCATGCGATGAAGGCAGATGCGGTGGCGCAGTTCGCGCTGTGGAAGCGTTGGCCGCGGTGGTTTCTGATCCATGGCTCGAACCCGGCGGATCGTTTGCTGGCTGACGCCTACCGCCACGCCGCGCGCAAGTTCGGTGCGAAGCTCGTCGAAGAGCGCGAGTTCGAGGATACAGGCGGATCACGCCGCACAGACACCGGTCATGTTCTGGTGCAGCGGCAGATCCCGGTCTTTACTCAGGACGCAGCGGATCATGATCTGGTGATCGCGGCTGACGAATCGGATGTCTTTGCGCCCTATCTTGGCTATCATCTGTGGACTCCGCGCCCGGTCATGGGGTCTGGTGGGTTGCGTCCCGTGACGTTCCACGCCGCGCATGAGGCCTGGGGCGCGACCCAGTTCCAACGCCGGTTCGAGGCGCTGACAGGCCGCTATATTCGCGAAGAGGATTACCAGGCTTGGCTGGCCCTGCGCGTGATCGGTGAGGCCGTGACCCGCACCGGCAGCGCCGATGCCACCACCTTGCGCGATTATGCCCTGAGCGATGAGTTCGAGCTTGCGGCGTTCAAGGGGGTTGCGGTCACGTTCCGTCCCTGGAATGGCCAGTTGCGCCAGCCTGTGCTGCTTTATGACGGGCGGATCACGGTCAGCGTTTCACCACAAGAGGGGTTCCTGCATCAGCGGTCGCCGCTGGATACGCTGGGGCTGGACGAACCTGAATCCACCTGCGCCGCGTTTGACTGA
- a CDS encoding malate--CoA ligase subunit beta, which yields MDIHEYQAKELLATHGIRMPRGGLAYSPEQAAYRATEIGGESWVVKAQVHSGARGKAGGIILCRDDKEVAAAAEKLLGQKLVTHQTGPGGKLINRLYIEETVPIEKELYLGFVLDRKEERIMIVASSSGGMEIEQIAEQEPDSLVRASVDPGLGMQQFQAREIAFGLGLDGALIGKAVDTILGCYRVFRDFDASMLEINPLVVSKGAVIALDAKMSFDENALFRRPEISELRDKSQEDPRETFASDRGLSYVGLDGDIGCIINGAGLAMATLDMIKIEGGEPANFLDIGGGASPERVAKSFRAVLQDKNVKVILVNIFAGINRCDWVAEGVVKAIEEVGVNMPLIVRLSGTKVDEGMAILREKAPSVIIAETLKDAAIAAVTALKSTQRSAA from the coding sequence ATGGATATCCACGAATATCAGGCCAAGGAACTGCTGGCGACGCATGGCATCCGTATGCCGCGCGGCGGTCTGGCCTACAGCCCCGAACAGGCGGCCTACCGCGCGACCGAGATCGGCGGAGAATCCTGGGTCGTCAAGGCGCAGGTGCATTCCGGCGCGCGGGGCAAGGCCGGCGGCATCATCCTGTGCCGCGATGACAAAGAGGTCGCCGCCGCCGCCGAAAAACTGCTGGGTCAAAAGCTGGTCACGCATCAAACCGGCCCGGGCGGCAAGCTGATCAACCGGCTCTATATCGAAGAAACCGTGCCGATTGAGAAGGAACTGTATCTGGGCTTTGTCCTTGATCGCAAGGAAGAGCGGATCATGATCGTCGCCTCATCCTCGGGCGGGATGGAGATCGAACAGATCGCCGAACAAGAACCAGATTCGCTGGTCCGCGCGAGCGTAGATCCCGGGTTGGGCATGCAACAATTCCAGGCGCGCGAGATCGCTTTTGGCCTTGGCCTTGACGGGGCGCTGATCGGCAAGGCGGTGGATACTATTCTGGGCTGCTACCGGGTGTTCCGCGATTTCGACGCCTCGATGCTGGAGATCAACCCACTGGTGGTGTCCAAGGGTGCCGTGATCGCGTTGGATGCCAAGATGTCGTTCGACGAAAACGCACTCTTTCGGCGACCCGAGATTTCGGAATTGCGGGACAAGTCGCAGGAGGATCCACGTGAAACGTTCGCCTCGGATCGCGGCCTCTCCTATGTCGGTCTGGATGGTGACATCGGCTGTATCATCAATGGTGCCGGCCTCGCCATGGCGACGCTGGACATGATCAAGATCGAGGGCGGTGAACCGGCCAATTTTCTGGATATCGGCGGCGGTGCGTCGCCTGAAAGGGTGGCAAAATCCTTCCGCGCGGTGTTGCAGGACAAGAACGTCAAGGTGATCCTCGTCAACATCTTTGCCGGTATCAACCGTTGCGACTGGGTCGCCGAAGGGGTGGTCAAAGCGATTGAAGAGGTTGGCGTGAACATGCCGCTGATCGTCCGCCTGTCGGGCACCAAGGTTGACGAGGGCATGGCAATCCTGCGCGAAAAGGCACCCAGCGTCATTATCGCTGAGACGCTCAAGGATGCCGCGATTGCCGCCGTCACGGCCCTGAAATCCACGCAACGCTCTGCCGCCTGA
- a CDS encoding ABC transporter substrate-binding protein, with translation MKSFKYALGLVASLSMAGAALAQDVPVIRAAVLKIGTVNWELETITANGFDAKYGFALDVQPFADNGATRVAVEGGEADVAVADWIWVARQRAEGKDYVFVPYSKAVGSVVVPNASTAESLKDLAGGKIGIAGGPLDKSWLILRAYAQQEYGMDLKAETEQVYGAPPLIFKAGLSGELDGAINFWHFLAKMKAGGMRELISVETAATALGLNPDTPLLGYYMKESFITEHPGIAQALYDASQDSKALMASDPAVWDALRPMMNASTDAQFETLKADYVAGSPSRGPVDLDGADKFLKLMADLGGAELVGKATTLPVGLFADVK, from the coding sequence ATGAAATCCTTCAAATATGCACTCGGCCTGGTGGCTTCGTTGTCCATGGCTGGGGCGGCGCTGGCGCAGGATGTTCCGGTGATCCGCGCAGCCGTACTCAAGATCGGGACGGTGAATTGGGAGCTGGAGACCATCACCGCAAACGGGTTCGATGCGAAATATGGCTTTGCCCTGGATGTGCAGCCTTTTGCCGACAACGGCGCAACCCGCGTCGCGGTTGAGGGCGGTGAAGCAGACGTTGCCGTGGCCGACTGGATTTGGGTCGCGCGGCAGCGGGCCGAGGGCAAGGATTACGTCTTTGTCCCCTATTCCAAGGCTGTGGGCAGCGTGGTTGTCCCCAATGCCAGCACCGCAGAATCGCTAAAGGATCTGGCGGGGGGCAAGATCGGCATCGCCGGCGGGCCGTTGGACAAAAGCTGGCTGATTCTGCGCGCCTATGCGCAGCAGGAATACGGCATGGATCTCAAGGCCGAGACCGAGCAGGTGTATGGCGCGCCGCCGCTGATCTTCAAGGCCGGGCTGTCCGGCGAACTGGATGGGGCAATCAATTTCTGGCACTTTCTGGCCAAGATGAAGGCCGGAGGCATGCGCGAACTGATCTCGGTCGAGACGGCCGCCACGGCGCTGGGACTGAACCCCGATACGCCGCTTTTGGGTTATTACATGAAGGAAAGCTTTATCACCGAACACCCGGGCATCGCGCAGGCGCTGTATGATGCCTCGCAGGACAGCAAGGCGCTGATGGCCAGCGACCCGGCAGTCTGGGATGCCCTGCGCCCGATGATGAATGCCAGCACGGATGCGCAGTTCGAGACGCTGAAAGCAGACTATGTCGCCGGATCCCCGTCGCGTGGCCCGGTGGATCTGGATGGCGCCGACAAGTTCCTGAAACTGATGGCGGATCTGGGCGGTGCAGAGCTGGTCGGCAAGGCGACAACCCTGCCCGTGGGTCTGTTCGCGGATGTGAAGTGA
- a CDS encoding D-glycerate dehydrogenase: MTKKKVLLTRRWPQSVEARLSETYDTTLNTQDIPMSPEAIGIALNEFDAVCPTVSDKLPASIFSGGQRAQILGNYGVGFNHIDIAAATGAGLTVTNTPGVLTDCTADTALTLLLMLARRAGEGERELRAGKWTGWRPTHMMGMRLSGKVLGIIGMGRIGIATARRAQAAFGMKVVYFNRSTPSDSDLSGLDAQRLETVEDVLKAADVVSLHIPGGGANTHMMNSERLALIGPEGLLINSARGDIIDQTALIAALKNGTIGGAGLDVFEGEPDVPAELIAMENTVLLPHLGSATRETREEMGNMVADNLDAFFAGQPVPNPVS; the protein is encoded by the coding sequence ATGACCAAGAAGAAAGTACTGCTGACGCGTCGCTGGCCCCAGTCGGTCGAGGCGCGTCTGTCTGAAACCTACGACACCACGCTCAACACTCAGGATATCCCAATGTCGCCCGAGGCGATCGGCATCGCCCTGAACGAATTCGACGCGGTATGCCCGACCGTTTCGGACAAACTGCCCGCGTCGATTTTTTCCGGCGGGCAACGGGCGCAGATTCTGGGCAACTATGGGGTGGGTTTTAACCACATCGACATCGCCGCGGCGACTGGCGCGGGCCTGACCGTGACCAACACCCCCGGCGTGTTGACCGATTGCACCGCCGATACGGCGCTGACGTTGCTATTGATGCTGGCCCGTCGCGCCGGTGAGGGAGAACGTGAGCTGCGCGCCGGAAAATGGACCGGCTGGCGTCCGACCCACATGATGGGGATGCGCTTGTCCGGCAAAGTACTGGGTATCATCGGCATGGGCCGGATAGGCATCGCCACCGCCCGTCGCGCACAGGCTGCTTTTGGTATGAAGGTCGTCTATTTCAACCGCAGCACCCCGTCCGACAGCGATCTGAGCGGGCTTGACGCACAGCGCCTTGAGACGGTCGAAGATGTGCTCAAGGCCGCCGACGTGGTATCGCTGCACATCCCCGGCGGCGGAGCAAACACACATATGATGAACTCCGAGCGGCTGGCACTGATCGGACCCGAGGGGCTGCTGATCAACTCCGCGCGGGGTGACATCATTGACCAGACGGCACTGATCGCGGCGCTAAAGAACGGCACGATTGGTGGTGCCGGGCTGGATGTGTTCGAGGGTGAGCCGGATGTACCGGCGGAACTGATCGCGATGGAAAATACCGTGCTTCTGCCACATCTGGGCAGCGCCACCCGCGAAACGCGTGAAGAGATGGGCAATATGGTCGCGGACAACCTTGATGCCTTTTTTGCCGGTCAGCCGGTGCCCAACCCGGTTTCGTAG
- a CDS encoding SRPBCC family protein, translated as MRQLKYLLVILGLVLPELAFAHGPTRQKVTLNTIVAAEPAAVWEVIGNFQDMSWHPAVFSSIGEGGNDIDATRVLTLGAEGGPTISEILYKYDAAKMTYSYRITDVLVEVLPVTNYSSHLTVKARPEGGSTVEWRGAFYRGYPNNDPPPELSDEAAIAAVSGVYQGGLDALVERFGAP; from the coding sequence ATGCGACAACTCAAATATCTACTTGTCATCCTTGGGCTGGTACTGCCCGAACTGGCATTCGCCCACGGGCCGACGAGGCAGAAAGTCACGCTGAACACCATAGTGGCCGCAGAACCTGCCGCCGTATGGGAGGTGATCGGAAATTTTCAGGACATGAGCTGGCATCCGGCGGTGTTCTCGTCGATTGGTGAGGGCGGCAATGATATCGACGCCACCCGCGTCCTGACGCTGGGTGCCGAAGGCGGACCGACGATTTCAGAGATCCTGTACAAATACGACGCGGCCAAGATGACCTATTCTTACCGCATCACCGATGTTCTGGTCGAAGTGCTGCCGGTTACAAACTATTCGTCGCATCTGACGGTCAAAGCCCGCCCCGAGGGCGGATCAACCGTTGAATGGCGCGGCGCCTTCTATCGCGGCTACCCCAACAATGACCCGCCCCCGGAACTGAGTGACGAGGCGGCGATTGCCGCAGTCTCCGGTGTCTATCAGGGCGGGCTCGACGCGCTTGTCGAACGATTTGGCGCGCCGTAG
- a CDS encoding ABC transporter permease — translation MTDKGLVPALSLVGLLLLWLVAAALTADPQILPAPQTLVAPFLAELRSGELTYHLGHTLLRVVWAFVLAMSIGLILGLVMGRSETINRWLDPWLVVFLNLPALVLIVLCYLWIGLNETAAIVAVTLNKVPNVTTVIREGARSFSPDLDAMARVYRMPLAARLRHVLLPQLAPFMAAAARSGIAVIWKIVLVVEFLGRSSGVGFQIHLYFQLFDVRMVLVYALSFIFVMLLVEWTLLQPWERRVRRWRAA, via the coding sequence ATGACTGACAAGGGCCTTGTTCCGGCGCTGTCATTGGTCGGGTTGCTGTTGCTGTGGCTGGTGGCTGCGGCGCTGACGGCGGATCCGCAGATCCTGCCGGCGCCGCAGACTCTGGTCGCGCCGTTTCTGGCAGAGCTGCGGTCCGGCGAACTGACTTACCATCTGGGGCATACATTGCTGCGGGTGGTCTGGGCCTTTGTGCTGGCGATGAGCATCGGATTGATACTGGGGCTGGTGATGGGCCGTTCGGAAACCATCAATCGCTGGCTCGACCCGTGGCTGGTGGTGTTTCTGAACCTGCCGGCGCTGGTGCTGATCGTGCTGTGCTATTTGTGGATCGGATTAAACGAGACAGCGGCGATTGTGGCGGTGACGCTGAACAAGGTGCCGAATGTGACGACCGTGATCCGCGAGGGTGCCCGGTCGTTCAGCCCTGATTTGGACGCGATGGCCCGCGTGTACCGCATGCCACTGGCCGCTCGGCTGCGGCATGTGCTGTTGCCGCAGCTTGCGCCGTTCATGGCCGCCGCAGCGCGGTCGGGTATCGCGGTGATCTGGAAAATCGTTCTGGTTGTTGAATTCCTTGGTCGTTCCAGCGGAGTGGGGTTCCAAATCCATCTGTATTTCCAGCTATTCGACGTCAGAATGGTTTTGGTCTACGCGCTGTCCTTCATCTTTGTGATGCTTTTGGTCGAGTGGACTCTTTTGCAGCCTTGGGAACGGCGCGTGCGCCGGTGGCGGGCGGCATGA
- a CDS encoding YVTN family beta-propeller repeat protein produces MQRLILTTALIATMMTPALANKVYVSNEKGNTVSVIDSDTWEVVSEFDAGHRPRGITISPDGKLLYVAASDDDQVKVFDAETYKELYSLPSGPDPELFVLHPSGNPLYTSNEDDNMVTVTDTQSHTVLAEIPVGVEPEGMAVSPDAKWVVNTSETTNMAHFISTDDYKIKHNILVDQRPRYAQFTDDGTMLFVTSEIGGTLSVIDMAADGTPTLRQKIGFEVSGVLPEWLQPVGVKITNDDKWAFVALGPANRVAVIDVETLEVVKYLITGQRVWQLAFTPDEKYLITTNGNSNDVTVIDVAAQKPIKSIQVGQQPWGVVVAPD; encoded by the coding sequence ATGCAGCGACTGATCCTTACGACCGCGCTGATTGCGACGATGATGACACCGGCGCTCGCGAACAAGGTCTATGTCAGCAACGAAAAGGGCAATACCGTCTCAGTGATCGACAGTGACACCTGGGAGGTGGTGAGCGAATTCGACGCCGGTCACCGCCCGCGCGGAATCACGATCAGCCCGGACGGCAAGCTGCTGTATGTTGCCGCCTCGGACGATGATCAGGTCAAGGTGTTTGATGCCGAAACCTATAAAGAGCTGTATTCGCTGCCTTCTGGTCCCGACCCGGAACTGTTTGTGCTGCACCCCAGTGGCAATCCGCTGTATACCTCGAACGAGGATGACAACATGGTCACGGTGACGGACACCCAAAGCCATACCGTCCTGGCCGAAATTCCAGTGGGCGTCGAACCTGAGGGCATGGCTGTCAGCCCGGATGCTAAATGGGTCGTCAACACCTCTGAGACGACGAACATGGCGCATTTCATCTCGACCGACGATTACAAGATCAAACACAACATTCTTGTCGATCAGCGCCCGCGATACGCACAATTTACCGATGATGGCACGATGCTGTTTGTCACCTCGGAAATCGGTGGCACGCTCAGCGTCATCGACATGGCAGCCGATGGCACCCCGACCCTGCGCCAAAAGATCGGGTTCGAGGTATCGGGCGTCTTGCCAGAATGGCTGCAACCTGTGGGGGTCAAGATCACAAACGACGATAAATGGGCGTTTGTCGCACTGGGGCCGGCGAACCGCGTCGCGGTGATCGATGTCGAAACCCTTGAGGTGGTGAAATACCTGATTACCGGTCAACGAGTCTGGCAATTGGCCTTTACGCCGGATGAAAAGTACCTGATCACCACAAACGGAAATTCCAACGACGTGACCGTAATCGACGTGGCGGCGCAAAAGCCGATCAAGTCGATTCAAGTGGGGCAGCAGCCCTGGGGCGTGGTTGTTGCGCCGGACTGA
- a CDS encoding beta-propeller fold lactonase family protein encodes MIIAFAASPLAAGDFAYVTNQNSEELSILDLDARIEVARIPIPGKPAGVAVDGAGHIFTVSPDSKVVRRLDAAGTILAEQALDGGPIGVAFDGRHNRILVSDWYNARIFVLDAETLALLGELETGSAPAGLSVSPDGTLLASADRDSDQVSVFDLDTLTLRHRLAVGIRPFGLGFAPDGRLFVGNVGSDDVTVLDPKSGETLATVAAGSRPYGVAFARDRAFVTNQYADSVSVIDLTTLSSVGLIAVGEYPEGIDVTGDGGTIVVANWFSNIVSLIDADTLTVTGEIETGDGPRAFGTFIQQRN; translated from the coding sequence ATGATCATTGCCTTCGCTGCCAGCCCACTGGCGGCGGGGGATTTTGCTTATGTGACCAACCAGAACAGCGAAGAACTGAGCATTCTTGACCTCGACGCCCGCATCGAGGTGGCGCGCATTCCGATCCCCGGCAAACCCGCCGGTGTCGCGGTGGATGGTGCCGGGCACATCTTTACCGTCTCGCCCGACAGCAAGGTGGTGCGGCGGCTGGATGCTGCGGGCACAATTCTCGCGGAACAGGCGCTTGATGGCGGCCCGATCGGCGTGGCCTTTGATGGTCGACACAACCGCATTCTGGTGTCGGACTGGTATAACGCCCGGATCTTTGTGCTGGACGCCGAAACCCTGGCCCTGCTGGGCGAACTTGAAACCGGCAGTGCCCCGGCCGGACTGTCTGTTTCGCCAGACGGCACTCTGCTTGCCTCGGCTGATCGCGATTCGGATCAGGTGTCTGTCTTTGATCTGGATACGCTGACGTTGCGCCACCGTTTGGCGGTTGGGATTCGCCCCTTTGGCCTAGGCTTTGCGCCGGACGGGCGGTTGTTCGTTGGCAATGTCGGATCGGACGATGTGACGGTCCTTGACCCAAAGTCCGGCGAAACACTCGCCACCGTGGCGGCCGGATCGCGTCCCTATGGCGTGGCCTTTGCGCGGGATCGCGCCTTTGTCACCAACCAATACGCCGATAGTGTAAGCGTCATTGACCTGACCACGCTGTCGTCGGTCGGACTGATCGCGGTCGGTGAATATCCCGAAGGAATCGACGTGACAGGCGACGGCGGCACCATTGTTGTGGCAAACTGGTTTTCGAACATAGTGAGCCTGATTGATGCCGACACCCTGACCGTCACCGGCGAAATTGAAACCGGCGATGGCCCCCGCGCCTTTGGCACCTTCATTCAGCAGAGGAACTGA
- the sucD gene encoding succinate--CoA ligase subunit alpha, which translates to MSILLNSKTPVIVQGFTGRIGSFHAQEMKEYGTNVVGGVTPGKGGGTHLDLPIFNTVKGAVAETGAEASIVFVPPPFAADSIMEAADAGIKYCVCITDGIPSQDMMRVKRYMRRYRREDRMILTGPNCAGTITPGQAMMGIMPGNIYIPGRVGIVGRSGTLGYEAASQMKARGIGVSTSVGIGGDPINGFSFRDVLELFENDPDTDAVVMIGEIGGPQEAEAAEWARAHMKKPLMAYVAGLSAPKGKRMGHAGAIVSAFGESAQEKVEIIREAGHTIIPHPAAFGETVEAVLSGKKVAA; encoded by the coding sequence ATGTCCATTCTGCTCAACAGCAAGACCCCCGTTATCGTCCAGGGCTTTACCGGGCGCATTGGCAGCTTTCATGCGCAAGAGATGAAGGAGTATGGCACCAACGTTGTCGGCGGCGTCACCCCCGGCAAAGGCGGCGGCACACATCTGGATCTGCCGATCTTTAACACCGTCAAGGGCGCGGTGGCCGAAACCGGCGCCGAGGCGTCCATTGTCTTTGTCCCACCACCCTTTGCTGCGGATTCGATCATGGAGGCCGCCGACGCGGGCATCAAATACTGCGTCTGCATCACCGATGGCATCCCGTCGCAGGACATGATGCGGGTGAAGCGCTATATGCGGCGCTATCGTCGCGAGGATCGGATGATCCTGACCGGGCCAAACTGCGCCGGCACGATCACCCCCGGCCAGGCAATGATGGGGATCATGCCGGGCAACATCTACATTCCGGGCCGGGTCGGCATTGTCGGCCGCTCGGGCACACTGGGCTACGAGGCCGCCAGCCAGATGAAGGCGCGCGGCATCGGCGTTTCCACCTCGGTCGGTATCGGCGGCGATCCGATCAACGGCTTTTCCTTCCGTGATGTGCTGGAGTTGTTCGAGAATGATCCCGACACCGATGCCGTCGTGATGATCGGCGAAATCGGCGGCCCACAAGAGGCCGAGGCGGCGGAATGGGCGCGCGCGCATATGAAAAAACCACTTATGGCCTATGTCGCCGGTCTGTCCGCGCCCAAGGGCAAGCGGATGGGCCATGCCGGTGCCATCGTGTCGGCCTTTGGTGAATCCGCGCAGGAAAAGGTTGAGATCATCCGCGAGGCTGGCCACACTATCATTCCGCACCCCGCAGCCTTTGGCGAAACCGTCGAAGCCGTGCTGTCGGGCAAGAAGGTAGCTGCATGA
- a CDS encoding PQQ-dependent catabolism-associated CXXCW motif protein — MKTRLAACVLALLPGLLWAVEEPAEYRMDEFRAPVPATLAGGHVVGPEEAHQLWASGSVAFIDVLPQAPKPAGLPKGTIWRDKKRNSIPGALWLPNVGYGALAESYHSYFRQGLAKATNGNMAHPVLFFCLEDCWMSWNAAKRALEYGYVTVYWLPEGTDGWALWDYPLEEAKPEPEPAAAQ, encoded by the coding sequence GTGAAAACCCGTCTGGCAGCGTGCGTTTTGGCGCTGCTGCCAGGATTGCTCTGGGCGGTCGAAGAGCCTGCGGAATACCGCATGGATGAATTCCGAGCGCCAGTGCCTGCGACTCTGGCCGGTGGCCATGTGGTTGGGCCGGAAGAGGCGCACCAACTCTGGGCGTCTGGCAGCGTTGCATTTATCGACGTTCTGCCGCAGGCGCCTAAACCTGCGGGTCTGCCCAAAGGCACGATCTGGCGTGACAAGAAACGCAACTCTATCCCCGGTGCGCTGTGGCTGCCCAATGTTGGCTATGGAGCTTTGGCAGAAAGCTATCACAGCTATTTCCGCCAAGGGCTCGCGAAAGCGACAAACGGAAACATGGCGCATCCGGTGCTGTTCTTTTGTCTCGAAGATTGCTGGATGTCCTGGAACGCGGCCAAACGGGCGTTGGAATACGGCTATGTCACGGTCTATTGGTTGCCCGAAGGCACCGATGGCTGGGCCCTGTGGGATTATCCGCTGGAAGAGGCCAAGCCAGAACCGGAACCTGCCGCCGCGCAATAG